From Microcystis aeruginosa NIES-2549, a single genomic window includes:
- a CDS encoding response regulator transcription factor, producing the protein MDIVIIEDEIEIAHLIQQTLERESFTCHLAYNGRVGLELFYQKQPDLVILDLMLPELDGLELCARIRQKPGTKDPYILMLTARGEEIDRIIGLSTGADDYMVKPFSPRELTARVRALLRRSLRHDSQPQQLHRSRHFLIDLDQHSAVRKLEGMPEETLDLTTLEFNLLATFVSYPNRVWSRTQLIDNLWGNDFFGDERVVDTHIRRLRKKVEPDPANPIFIKTVVGVGYKFEDDSV; encoded by the coding sequence ATGGATATCGTTATTATCGAAGATGAAATTGAAATCGCCCATTTGATTCAGCAAACTTTAGAGAGGGAGTCCTTTACTTGTCATCTGGCTTATAATGGTAGGGTAGGACTAGAACTATTTTATCAAAAGCAGCCAGACTTAGTTATTTTAGATTTAATGTTACCCGAATTAGACGGACTAGAATTGTGTGCTAGAATCCGCCAAAAACCGGGGACAAAAGACCCCTATATTTTAATGTTAACCGCTAGAGGAGAAGAAATTGATCGCATTATCGGTCTATCTACGGGAGCCGATGATTATATGGTAAAACCCTTTAGTCCCCGGGAATTAACCGCTCGCGTAAGAGCCTTATTAAGACGTAGTTTAAGACACGATAGTCAACCCCAACAACTCCATCGCAGCCGTCATTTTCTGATCGACTTAGATCAACATTCTGCTGTTCGTAAATTGGAGGGAATGCCAGAGGAAACCCTCGATTTAACCACCTTAGAATTTAATCTACTCGCTACCTTTGTCAGTTATCCCAATCGCGTCTGGAGTCGCACCCAATTAATCGATAATCTCTGGGGAAATGATTTTTTTGGCGATGAAAGGGTAGTAGATACCCATATCCGACGCTTACGCAAAAAAGTAGAACCCGATCCTGCTA
- a CDS encoding ABC transporter substrate-binding protein yields MTKTGKKAGLPPISYVLLGLIGWFLFPQILAIFAPKADNNPRISYGNHLLIKTNSNTTKESAIAAIAQGDHQEAEQLLQKSLAQHPNDPESVIYLSNLQTGSNPFKIAVIVPATTNPNVAQEILRGVASAQTQINQQGGINGRKLMVIVVNDDNQPQISKEVASELVKNPDIIAVIGHNASDASLAAAPIYEKGGLVMISPTSLANNLSGAGNYIFRLVASNGKITETLANYIVNTAKVQKIAFCYDSQAPDNISFKDELMANVAKKGGQIVPIVCDLSVPNFKADQALNQAISGGANGLFVVAHIDRLDPVFEVIRSNRQRLPLFSSPTLYNIRTLEDGGKNAQGLTLAAPWHPSVNQTFANLMQEQWRGPVSWRTATSFDATRVIIAGLRENTHRQGLQSQLRSGNFHQTGATGKISFDPNTGDRIGQPVLIQVRSTPSGEQFVALP; encoded by the coding sequence ATGACAAAGACTGGCAAAAAAGCGGGTTTACCGCCAATTTCCTATGTTTTACTGGGGTTGATCGGTTGGTTTCTTTTTCCCCAAATATTGGCAATATTTGCCCCAAAAGCCGATAATAATCCCCGCATCAGTTACGGCAATCATCTCCTGATCAAAACTAATTCTAACACCACCAAAGAATCAGCGATCGCTGCCATTGCTCAAGGTGATCACCAAGAAGCAGAGCAACTCCTGCAAAAATCCCTCGCTCAACATCCCAACGATCCCGAAAGCGTAATTTATCTAAGCAACCTGCAAACTGGCTCAAATCCCTTCAAAATCGCCGTTATTGTGCCAGCAACAACTAATCCCAACGTCGCTCAGGAAATATTGCGAGGAGTCGCCAGCGCACAAACCCAGATCAATCAACAGGGAGGGATCAACGGCAGAAAACTGATGGTTATCGTGGTTAATGACGATAATCAGCCGCAGATATCGAAAGAGGTAGCCAGTGAATTAGTCAAAAATCCCGATATTATCGCTGTTATCGGTCATAATGCCTCCGATGCCAGTTTAGCCGCCGCTCCCATCTACGAAAAAGGCGGTTTGGTGATGATTTCTCCCACCTCCCTGGCTAATAATCTCTCCGGTGCGGGAAATTATATCTTTCGTCTGGTGGCTTCTAACGGCAAAATTACGGAAACCTTAGCAAATTACATAGTAAATACTGCTAAAGTCCAGAAAATTGCTTTTTGCTACGATTCTCAAGCTCCTGATAATATTTCCTTTAAAGATGAGTTGATGGCTAATGTGGCGAAAAAAGGCGGTCAAATTGTGCCGATTGTCTGCGATCTGAGTGTACCCAATTTTAAGGCCGATCAAGCCCTTAATCAGGCGATTTCTGGGGGTGCTAACGGCCTATTTGTCGTCGCTCATATTGATCGTCTCGATCCCGTTTTTGAGGTTATTCGCTCCAATCGTCAGCGTTTGCCTCTGTTTAGTAGTCCCACCCTCTACAATATTCGCACCCTCGAAGATGGCGGCAAAAACGCCCAAGGTTTAACCCTTGCCGCACCCTGGCACCCCTCGGTTAACCAGACTTTTGCCAATCTTATGCAGGAACAGTGGCGCGGTCCGGTTAGTTGGCGCACAGCCACCAGTTTTGACGCTACACGGGTGATTATTGCCGGTTTAAGGGAAAATACCCATCGTCAGGGCCTACAATCCCAGCTGCGCTCCGGCAATTTTCATCAAACAGGGGCCACCGGAAAAATTAGCTTTGATCCTAATACTGGCGATCGCATCGGTCAACCGGTCTTAATTCAAGTGCGATCAACTCCCTCCGGTGAGCAGTTTGTCGCTTTACCTTGA
- a CDS encoding PspA/IM30 family protein codes for MKLLKKLTPKALIFWLIGDKAGNSLVAIWNWLWGIPIESGGKIAVESAKESLESMQKSLAELTESVAQVVAAQQSAQAQYEAKKQEHTNYLQQAVTAQKKGLQEAARLAMVKVLSLEKILPAMKDRVDNAEKVVIAAKEKLRQEQEKIEHYKLEMSNLKAISSMNEALGKINEFDSSLNLNNSRDRFEDANEAIKDRYRKENAYSELSENYSEKLAQEIDFLSLDDEINRRLAEFN; via the coding sequence ATGAAATTGTTAAAAAAATTAACCCCAAAAGCCTTGATTTTTTGGCTGATCGGTGATAAGGCAGGAAATTCTCTCGTTGCGATCTGGAATTGGTTGTGGGGTATTCCCATCGAATCCGGCGGCAAAATTGCCGTAGAATCGGCCAAAGAATCCCTAGAATCGATGCAAAAATCCCTAGCGGAATTAACAGAATCGGTGGCGCAAGTAGTAGCGGCCCAGCAATCGGCCCAAGCACAATACGAGGCAAAAAAACAGGAACACACAAACTACTTGCAACAGGCTGTCACCGCTCAAAAAAAAGGTCTTCAAGAAGCGGCAAGACTAGCTATGGTTAAGGTTCTCTCCCTAGAAAAAATTCTACCCGCTATGAAAGATCGGGTTGATAATGCCGAAAAAGTAGTCATTGCTGCTAAGGAAAAACTTCGCCAAGAGCAGGAAAAAATCGAGCATTATAAGTTAGAAATGAGCAACTTAAAAGCGATTAGTTCCATGAATGAGGCTTTAGGCAAAATAAACGAATTTGATAGTAGTCTCAACCTCAATAACTCCCGCGATCGCTTTGAGGATGCCAATGAAGCGATTAAAGACCGTTATCGAAAAGAAAACGCCTATAGTGAATTAAGCGAGAACTATAGCGAGAAATTAGCTCAAGAAATCGATTTCTTAAGCCTTGATGACGAAATTAACCGCCGTTTAGCCGAATTCAATTAG
- a CDS encoding ABC transporter substrate-binding protein — protein MSRVVILKIGDGSFETGFSVTLEIRDNHLLIAPFAEGRLVPNLDIADALQNYRRAYYHWVESQPSLGITVPHSMITHAAVGDPRDNLRQATQTLQDSLNEWLNSSYLSSIQNHILFHIGTKSEVRFFIQTTHFDLQQIPWECWNFLHQWCPDVEIALTIQRNPPIINLTSPINILVILGNIDIENEHNSLCLSSLQTALGNQDKVSMQILSPSSDVPPSTKNIHNELIKNQWDIVVYLGHSQTSSDGHDGVFIIDNDTALSPAHNLRNSLEIAVKKGLKLVICNSCDGLGIGRQLANIGVPHIIVMKEPIAVRVALRFLEVFLPNFLEHKSLQESLTIARQELKLHEFEVDAASSSLLPRLIENPEEPPLILPKNKRLLRLSSRWKQALLFILSLLVTLSVLYWGGVFSDDASKYPEISLGEEILLKTNRQDNMIERGRQAFKNKEYKQAIQLFKKSLDRLPNNPEIRIYYNNARAAYQDRNPLKIATSVPIGNNPEIAQEILRGIALFQQELNDEQAKNPDFHFLQVVVANDNNSGVDAKDRAEKFVKDPSIIAVVGHNASAASEAAKDIYVQGKIVALSPTSFSSKISGNGYIYKMVPDMETFATTLSEYIREQTDKLIIQNPTNLICYDNRSGDNYNFAKKYKNILLGQRFQKVIKDADFDCNIEPKNNLDEQEIYQKIAQYQVNILMVAPYVNDLKRAVSIFKQRHAQQLNLVTLGSPTFQSYLTLAEGEQGVENLVIPVPWYDLKQDNYIHSFWQNKINVWRTPMAYDATKVILTALRQLSQQGQKFDRESLYKVLRNDFSIEGMTGTVRFDENGIRNMNNNPDDRRYLILQVKNGRFVPLAPIKSAGPL, from the coding sequence ATGAGCAGAGTTGTGATTCTGAAAATTGGTGATGGCAGTTTTGAGACGGGATTTTCCGTCACTCTAGAAATTCGTGACAATCATCTCTTGATAGCACCTTTTGCGGAGGGTAGATTAGTCCCTAACCTTGACATTGCTGACGCTTTGCAAAATTATCGTCGAGCTTATTATCATTGGGTAGAAAGTCAACCCAGTTTAGGAATTACCGTTCCTCATAGTATGATCACCCATGCAGCGGTAGGTGATCCTAGAGACAACCTGAGACAAGCTACTCAAACTTTACAAGATAGCCTAAATGAATGGCTAAACTCTAGTTATCTGAGTTCGATACAAAATCATATCTTGTTCCATATAGGTACTAAGTCAGAAGTAAGATTTTTTATCCAAACTACCCACTTTGATTTACAACAAATTCCCTGGGAGTGTTGGAATTTTTTACACCAATGGTGTCCTGATGTGGAAATTGCTCTTACTATCCAGAGAAATCCCCCGATAATTAACCTGACTTCTCCGATTAATATTTTAGTAATTTTGGGTAATATTGACATCGAAAACGAGCATAATTCCCTGTGTTTATCCAGTTTGCAAACGGCACTAGGAAACCAAGATAAGGTTTCTATGCAAATATTAAGTCCCAGTTCAGACGTTCCTCCTTCAACGAAAAATATTCACAATGAGTTGATCAAAAATCAATGGGATATTGTAGTTTATTTAGGTCATAGTCAAACCAGTAGCGACGGTCACGATGGAGTTTTTATCATTGATAATGATACGGCTTTATCTCCTGCACATAACTTAAGAAATTCCCTAGAAATAGCTGTTAAAAAAGGCTTAAAACTTGTTATATGTAACTCCTGCGATGGGTTGGGTATTGGTCGTCAGTTGGCTAATATCGGAGTACCGCATATTATTGTTATGAAAGAACCCATCGCTGTGCGGGTTGCTTTGAGATTTCTAGAAGTTTTTCTTCCCAATTTTCTTGAACATAAATCCCTACAAGAATCCTTAACAATCGCTCGGCAAGAATTAAAATTACACGAATTTGAGGTGGATGCTGCTAGTTCTTCTTTGCTGCCTCGTTTGATAGAAAATCCTGAAGAACCACCGTTGATTTTACCTAAAAATAAAAGGTTATTACGTCTATCTAGTCGCTGGAAACAAGCTCTGTTATTTATTTTAAGTCTTCTGGTAACTTTATCAGTTTTATATTGGGGAGGAGTATTTTCCGATGATGCTAGTAAATACCCAGAAATTAGCTTAGGTGAAGAAATATTATTAAAGACAAACCGACAAGATAACATGATTGAACGGGGAAGACAAGCTTTTAAAAACAAAGAATATAAACAAGCAATTCAGCTTTTTAAAAAATCCCTTGATCGCTTGCCCAATAATCCAGAGATTCGCATCTATTATAATAACGCTCGTGCGGCCTATCAAGATAGAAATCCCTTAAAAATTGCCACCAGTGTTCCTATTGGTAATAATCCAGAAATTGCTCAAGAAATTTTACGAGGTATTGCTTTATTTCAACAGGAGTTAAACGATGAACAGGCCAAAAACCCCGATTTTCACTTTCTACAGGTAGTGGTCGCTAATGATAATAATAGTGGCGTAGATGCCAAAGATCGAGCCGAAAAATTTGTTAAAGATCCGTCAATCATAGCAGTGGTTGGTCATAATGCTTCTGCTGCTAGTGAAGCGGCCAAAGATATTTATGTACAAGGGAAAATTGTGGCCCTATCTCCCACCAGCTTTTCCTCGAAAATCTCTGGCAATGGCTATATATATAAAATGGTTCCCGATATGGAAACTTTTGCCACAACCTTAAGTGAATATATCCGCGAACAAACTGACAAGCTAATTATCCAAAACCCCACTAATTTAATTTGTTATGATAATCGCTCTGGGGATAATTATAACTTCGCTAAAAAATATAAAAACATTCTCCTCGGTCAGCGCTTTCAAAAAGTCATTAAAGATGCAGATTTTGACTGCAATATCGAGCCAAAAAATAATTTAGATGAACAGGAAATTTATCAAAAAATTGCTCAGTATCAAGTAAATATTCTCATGGTTGCTCCCTATGTTAATGATCTGAAAAGAGCCGTCAGTATCTTTAAGCAACGTCACGCACAACAGTTAAACTTAGTAACTTTAGGTTCACCCACTTTTCAAAGTTATCTCACCCTTGCAGAAGGTGAACAGGGGGTGGAAAATTTAGTTATCCCCGTGCCTTGGTATGATCTCAAACAAGATAATTATATCCACAGTTTTTGGCAAAATAAGATCAATGTTTGGCGCACTCCCATGGCCTACGATGCGACCAAAGTTATCCTCACCGCTTTGCGACAGTTATCCCAACAAGGACAAAAATTCGATCGAGAATCATTATATAAAGTTTTAAGAAACGATTTTTCTATTGAAGGAATGACTGGCACTGTTAGATTCGATGAGAATGGTATCCGCAACATGAATAATAATCCTGATGATCGCCGCTACTTGATTCTACAGGTCAAAAATGGTCGATTTGTCCCCCTCGCTCCCATTAAATCTGCCGGTCCACTCTAA
- a CDS encoding DUF1822 family protein, producing MKVNLDILQQINPKSLWLTFSETEIKQARSILGQYSNQTAKNQALINYLVQICLSNWLKNNLDCSLQIIPENHQYLWEFINGFTWQIQDKKVTIIPSQTIDIEGLTIEQEWVDIPDLAADFYLGVQVDLAEKFLNIWGFISRQDVKNLAEYDPIYHQYYLDSEQMIDDLDILWQSCLEGESEKEKLEYLANLSPVTAENLIKNLSQVSPYSPRLDISFQQWLALLNNQQWREKLYQQRLEVIPTKLSQWLQGIISEKWQEILNTIDSYRPINPGFLLAAEKISSRESPTDIQREIRQLYASQKEVEFSEHLTPEEALAKLQHQTQDETIRWQAAEYLWNIDPHYPNAAIRKMLDVGSQLMGYKIALMVGVLSTSDQRIAVLIRAYAMDNFAKLPPGLSLQISDEIGQLIPGLEAIAREKPLDSYLQLYFLADADDRFNVNLSLGDSSITEQFRI from the coding sequence ATGAAAGTCAACCTCGATATTTTGCAACAAATTAACCCGAAATCCCTTTGGCTAACTTTTTCGGAAACAGAGATTAAACAAGCTCGATCGATTCTCGGTCAATACTCTAATCAAACCGCCAAAAATCAGGCCTTGATTAATTACTTGGTGCAAATATGCTTAAGCAATTGGCTAAAAAATAATCTTGATTGTTCCCTTCAAATAATACCTGAGAACCATCAGTATCTTTGGGAGTTTATTAACGGGTTTACTTGGCAAATTCAAGATAAAAAAGTTACTATTATTCCCAGTCAAACTATTGACATTGAGGGATTGACAATAGAGCAAGAATGGGTTGATATTCCCGATTTAGCGGCGGATTTTTATCTAGGGGTGCAGGTAGATTTAGCAGAAAAATTCCTCAATATCTGGGGTTTTATATCCAGACAAGATGTTAAAAATCTCGCAGAATACGATCCAATTTACCATCAATATTATTTGGACAGTGAGCAAATGATTGATGATTTAGATATTCTTTGGCAGAGTTGTTTAGAGGGAGAGAGTGAAAAAGAAAAGCTGGAATATTTAGCAAATTTATCGCCAGTAACAGCAGAAAATTTAATTAAAAATTTAAGTCAAGTTTCACCCTATTCTCCGAGATTAGATATTAGTTTTCAGCAGTGGTTAGCCTTGTTGAATAATCAGCAATGGCGAGAAAAACTTTATCAGCAGCGTTTAGAGGTAATCCCCACTAAACTTAGTCAATGGTTGCAGGGAATTATTAGCGAAAAATGGCAAGAAATCCTTAACACCATCGACAGTTATCGTCCAATTAATCCGGGTTTTTTGTTGGCTGCCGAAAAAATCAGCAGTCGAGAATCTCCGACAGATATTCAGCGAGAAATTAGACAACTGTATGCTAGTCAAAAAGAGGTGGAATTTTCGGAACATTTAACCCCAGAGGAAGCTTTAGCAAAACTGCAACATCAAACCCAAGATGAAACTATTCGCTGGCAAGCGGCAGAATATCTCTGGAATATTGATCCTCATTATCCCAATGCTGCTATCCGTAAAATGCTCGATGTGGGTAGTCAATTAATGGGTTATAAAATTGCTTTAATGGTGGGAGTTTTATCGACCAGTGACCAGAGAATTGCTGTCTTAATTCGTGCCTATGCCATGGACAATTTTGCCAAGCTACCCCCCGGTTTATCTTTGCAAATTAGCGATGAAATAGGCCAATTAATCCCCGGTTTAGAAGCAATAGCAAGGGAGAAACCCTTAGATAGCTATCTACAGCTTTATTTTCTAGCTGATGCCGACGATCGCTTTAATGTTAACCTAAGTTTAGGGGACAGTAGCATTACCGAACAGTTTAGGATTTAA
- a CDS encoding sigma-70 family RNA polymerase sigma factor, which yields MSVRYFYTTIKAMEGDRVFWCEVPQLRRSIEAIAGKVANDEAVYLYLWQWLQNEPNNQLVKSHWMVFLQYRSSIVTQRVYQNVGHRIDADYETLFYYLLNLLSAAIINNPSNFYGNFQDNKAKLGFFRLILEKWTDKKLRNTLYNFLRGEYKTIGRTNLGIVSLFSANKIQKVLRTSGIFNENYLLIFNCFREEKKASLRSLDKWQWEDWQQVIDRLRQLQPQVIFTVEEVQAKLNQIGEIMRNHIDPSYSKFEPTNYEHDSNYFWENLPSKKPSNDLLQQEIQEDINKLLITLEEEVKQIVYCYYHQKMTQAQIANRLGVHSSTISREITQLCKKIYQLLSAREGKDCPKLLNEIKLESRQKQEIDAYLEYFCQSYLT from the coding sequence ATGAGCGTTAGGTACTTTTATACTACTATTAAAGCCATGGAAGGCGATCGAGTTTTCTGGTGCGAAGTGCCACAATTAAGAAGATCGATCGAGGCGATCGCTGGAAAGGTTGCCAATGATGAAGCGGTATATCTCTATCTGTGGCAATGGTTACAGAATGAGCCTAATAACCAATTAGTCAAGTCTCATTGGATGGTTTTTTTACAATATCGCTCCTCTATAGTAACTCAAAGGGTCTATCAAAATGTTGGCCATCGGATCGATGCCGATTATGAAACCCTCTTCTACTATTTGCTGAATTTGCTTTCTGCGGCAATCATTAATAATCCTAGCAATTTTTACGGTAATTTTCAGGATAACAAGGCCAAACTGGGATTTTTTCGCTTAATCTTAGAAAAATGGACAGATAAAAAATTGAGAAATACTCTCTATAATTTCCTGCGAGGAGAGTATAAAACTATCGGCAGGACTAATCTCGGTATAGTCAGTCTTTTTAGTGCGAATAAAATTCAAAAAGTTTTACGAACATCAGGTATCTTTAACGAGAATTATCTGCTAATATTTAACTGTTTTCGAGAGGAAAAAAAAGCTTCTCTTAGATCATTGGATAAATGGCAATGGGAGGATTGGCAACAGGTAATTGATCGCCTACGGCAGTTACAACCGCAAGTTATTTTCACCGTGGAGGAAGTGCAAGCAAAACTCAATCAAATAGGGGAGATAATGCGTAATCATATCGATCCTTCTTACTCTAAATTTGAGCCTACTAATTATGAACATGATAGCAATTACTTTTGGGAAAATCTCCCCAGCAAAAAGCCAAGTAACGATTTACTACAACAAGAAATCCAGGAAGATATTAATAAGTTATTAATCACTCTTGAGGAGGAAGTTAAACAGATTGTATATTGTTACTATCATCAAAAAATGACGCAAGCACAGATCGCTAATCGATTGGGAGTTCATTCATCTACTATTAGTCGAGAAATAACCCAATTATGTAAAAAAATTTATCAGCTACTCTCTGCAAGGGAAGGCAAAGATTGTCCTAAGTTGTTAAATGAGATTAAATTAGAATCTCGGCAAAAACAAGAGATCGATGCTTATCTAGAATATTTTTGTCAGTCCTACTTAACTTAA
- a CDS encoding fatty acid desaturase family protein, whose amino-acid sequence MRVTFTENQGFRKELNKRVDAYFTENGIPTRDNFAMYLKTMTILTWVIAAWLFVLFGPDIWWLKIIGCMVLGGGLAGIGFSIGHDANHGGYSSKKWVNSLLGMTYDYIIGTSSYIWRFRHNYLHHTYTNVLGYDVEIHGDGVVRMTPHAEHKWYHRYQHLFIPILYAIIPIYWSFSDVRSILFRHRFCEIKIPNPKPIDIFVLLSGKVVYLFWFIGIPLLVGYSTLEIAFGFLIAFMTYGLLACHVFMLAHVLEPAEFIQPSETNQIEDEWAIFQVRTTVDFAPKNAFLNWYLGGLNYQVVHHLFPKICHVHYPKIATILAEVCQEFGVNYAVYPTFWGALAYNYLWLRQLGNKQSNFDLKLAS is encoded by the coding sequence ATGCGAGTAACTTTTACCGAAAATCAGGGTTTTAGAAAGGAATTGAATAAACGGGTTGATGCTTATTTTACCGAAAACGGCATCCCCACCAGAGATAATTTTGCCATGTACCTGAAGACGATGACGATTTTAACTTGGGTAATTGCCGCTTGGCTATTTGTGCTTTTTGGTCCAGATATCTGGTGGCTAAAAATTATCGGTTGCATGGTTTTAGGGGGAGGATTAGCAGGAATCGGTTTTAGCATTGGTCATGATGCAAACCATGGCGGCTATTCTAGTAAAAAATGGGTTAACTCTCTCCTTGGCATGACCTACGATTATATCATCGGTACTTCCAGTTATATCTGGCGTTTTCGTCATAATTATCTCCATCACACCTACACCAATGTTTTAGGGTACGATGTGGAAATTCACGGCGATGGTGTGGTGCGAATGACTCCCCATGCCGAGCATAAATGGTATCATCGTTATCAACATTTATTTATCCCGATTCTCTACGCTATAATCCCTATCTATTGGTCATTCTCCGATGTGCGCTCCATCCTCTTTCGTCATCGTTTTTGCGAGATTAAAATTCCCAATCCTAAACCGATCGATATATTCGTTTTATTGAGCGGAAAAGTTGTCTATCTCTTTTGGTTTATTGGCATTCCTCTCTTAGTTGGTTATAGTACCCTAGAAATAGCGTTCGGTTTTCTAATTGCTTTTATGACCTATGGATTGCTTGCCTGTCATGTATTTATGTTAGCTCACGTTTTGGAACCTGCCGAATTTATTCAACCCTCGGAAACCAACCAAATCGAAGACGAATGGGCAATTTTTCAAGTGCGAACTACCGTGGATTTTGCTCCTAAAAATGCTTTTTTAAATTGGTATTTAGGGGGATTAAATTATCAAGTAGTCCACCATCTTTTCCCGAAAATTTGCCATGTTCACTACCCTAAAATTGCCACAATTTTAGCGGAAGTTTGCCAAGAATTTGGCGTTAATTATGCCGTTTATCCCACCTTCTGGGGGGCTTTAGCTTATAATTATCTTTGGCTCAGACAATTAGGCAATAAACAGAGTAATTTCGATCTCAAGTTAGCCAGCTAA
- the pgsA gene encoding CDP-diacylglycerol--glycerol-3-phosphate 3-phosphatidyltransferase, giving the protein MNLPNSITLSRLLGLPLILYWLHQGTDIDRWLSLIIFLIAASTDWLDGYLARKLNQITELGKFLDPLVDKLLVLAPLLALIEMDLIAAWGVFLILARELAIAGWRINPNLTGNSDIKGANWWGKSKTVSQIIAIALLIAPLPSEYNLIAQFAFWLSVTLTLISGLIYVTQR; this is encoded by the coding sequence ATGAACCTACCCAACTCGATTACCCTATCGCGACTCTTGGGACTGCCATTGATATTATACTGGTTGCACCAAGGCACAGACATCGATCGCTGGTTAAGTTTAATTATCTTTCTGATTGCTGCCAGCACCGATTGGCTCGATGGTTATCTAGCGCGAAAATTGAATCAAATCACCGAATTAGGTAAATTTCTTGATCCTTTGGTCGATAAATTGCTGGTTCTTGCTCCCCTCTTGGCTCTCATTGAAATGGATTTAATTGCTGCTTGGGGAGTCTTTTTGATTCTTGCCCGCGAATTAGCGATCGCTGGTTGGCGCATTAATCCCAATTTAACGGGAAATAGCGACATAAAAGGGGCTAATTGGTGGGGAAAAAGCAAAACAGTCAGCCAGATTATCGCTATCGCTCTCTTAATTGCTCCCTTGCCCTCTGAATACAACTTGATTGCTCAGTTCGCTTTTTGGCTATCAGTAACATTAACCTTAATTTCTGGTCTGATTTATGTCACACAAAGGTGA